The following proteins are encoded in a genomic region of Lachnospiraceae bacterium KM106-2:
- a CDS encoding glutamate synthase [NADPH] small chain, with protein MGKPTGFMDYERKNNKAIEPKERIKNFNEFHTPLSKEERKCQGGRCMDCGVPFCQSGMMIGRMVSGCPLNNLIPEWNDLIYTGNMEQALNRLLKTNNFPEFTSRVCPAPCEAACTCNLNTDPVTVRSNENFIIENGYETGLIQAKPPKVRTGKKVAIIGSGPSGLAAADQLNKRGHLVTVFERFDRIGGLLMYGIPNMKLEKDIVERKVNLMKEEGVTFVTNADVGKNLKASKVLKEYDTVILACGASNPRDIKVPGREANGIHFAVDYLHSVTKSLLDSGFEDKQAINAKDKNVLIIGGGDTGNDCVGTAIRQGCKSVIQLEMMPKPPVERAEDNPWPEWPRILKTDYGQEEAIAKFGKDPRVYESTVKEFIADKKGNLTKVKVVKVKRIYKKEIDRFVMEEVAGSEYELDVDLVFIAAGFLGTQSYVAKAFGVDLDDRTNVYTVAGQYQTSRDHVFVTGDMHRGQSLVVWAIREGREVAKVVDAHLVGYSNLV; from the coding sequence ATGGGAAAACCAACTGGGTTCATGGATTATGAACGTAAAAATAATAAAGCGATAGAACCAAAAGAACGTATAAAGAACTTTAATGAATTTCATACACCACTTTCTAAAGAGGAAAGAAAATGTCAGGGTGGCCGCTGCATGGATTGCGGCGTGCCCTTCTGCCAGTCAGGAATGATGATTGGACGTATGGTATCCGGTTGTCCGCTTAATAACTTGATCCCCGAGTGGAATGATCTAATATACACAGGAAATATGGAGCAGGCATTAAATCGTCTTCTTAAAACAAATAATTTTCCTGAGTTTACATCAAGAGTATGTCCAGCACCTTGTGAGGCAGCATGTACTTGTAACTTAAATACAGATCCAGTAACTGTCCGCTCTAATGAGAATTTTATCATTGAAAATGGATATGAGACTGGTTTGATCCAAGCGAAACCTCCAAAAGTCCGTACAGGTAAGAAAGTAGCGATCATCGGTTCTGGTCCATCCGGACTTGCAGCTGCAGATCAGCTAAATAAACGAGGCCATTTGGTTACGGTATTTGAACGGTTTGATCGGATAGGCGGTCTATTGATGTATGGAATTCCAAATATGAAGTTAGAGAAAGACATTGTAGAGCGTAAAGTAAACTTAATGAAAGAAGAGGGAGTTACTTTCGTTACCAATGCAGACGTAGGTAAGAATCTAAAAGCTTCTAAAGTATTAAAAGAATATGATACCGTTATTCTAGCATGTGGAGCATCTAACCCTAGAGATATTAAGGTCCCTGGTAGAGAGGCGAACGGAATCCACTTTGCAGTAGATTATCTTCATTCAGTTACAAAGAGTCTTTTAGATTCTGGATTTGAGGATAAACAGGCAATCAATGCAAAAGATAAGAATGTTCTGATCATTGGTGGTGGAGATACTGGGAATGACTGTGTGGGAACTGCCATTCGTCAAGGATGCAAATCTGTGATCCAACTTGAGATGATGCCAAAACCACCAGTAGAACGTGCAGAAGATAACCCATGGCCGGAATGGCCAAGAATCCTTAAGACAGATTATGGTCAAGAAGAGGCAATCGCAAAGTTTGGAAAGGATCCTCGTGTCTATGAATCAACTGTGAAAGAATTTATTGCAGATAAGAAAGGTAACTTAACGAAAGTAAAAGTAGTTAAAGTAAAGCGTATCTATAAGAAGGAAATTGATCGATTTGTTATGGAAGAGGTTGCTGGAAGCGAGTATGAGCTAGATGTGGATCTCGTATTTATTGCTGCAGGTTTCCTTGGAACTCAAAGCTATGTTGCGAAGGCATTTGGTGTGGATCTTGATGATCGTACGAATGTATATACCGTAGCAGGACAATATCAGACTAGTCGCGATCATGTATTTGTTACCGGTGATATGCATCGAGGACAGTCTTTAGTCGTATGGGCAATCCGAGAAGGACGTGAAGTTGCAAAAGTAGTCGATGCACATTTAGTTGGATATAGTAATCTAGTTTAG